Part of the Sulfuricurvum kujiense DSM 16994 genome, TGGGTCCCTGAAAACACTATTGTCCCTTTGACGTATGAGCATAAAGCCCTTATTTCTATCCTCAAGCAGACTCCTGTGCCTGAATCTTCCGGAGAAGCTACCCTAAATATCAGCCGTTTTTTCGCTACGTCGCAGGAGGGGCATAAAGTCGCCATAATATTTTCAGAAAATCCGAAATCTTTTCTCACTACTTTGCCGATCGGGATTCAAACGGCAATGATCTCTCCACTCAAGGAACCGCAGTGGGCAGATACGCTCAACCGAACCTATCCCTCCTATAAGGTTAAACAATCTCATCGATATTTTGATTACTATTACGTCTATCCCCTCTTTTTAGGATTTCTTTCGATGCTGGCGTATTTGTACGGACGCAATCAAAAAGGGATCCGATGAGTTTTTTGCATGCCGAATTTTTTGTCTGGATGGTTCTGCCGGTTCTTGTACTGTTTTATTTCTGGCAGACTCAAAAGTCCCCCCATTCCGCCGTATTCGGCGAAGCCGTTTTTAACCGCCTGCATGCGCCGGAAATTACGATGGGGCTGCGAACCAGAAATATTTTGTTTTTGATTGCCGCCCTTTTGCTGATCGCTGCTATGGCACAGCCTGTGATACTTCAGGACGAAGCGGCATCGGAGGGGAGGGCAGACGTATTGATCGCTTTGGATCTCTCCAAAAAGTCGCTTGAAGCATTTGAAGAAGAGAAACGAACGGCGATCAATACGATCCGACGTCTTAAGGGGGAGAATATCGCCGTATTCGGCTATGATACACGGCCCTATCGTATCACTCCCTACACGACGGATTCGGAAATGGCGGCGGCATTGGTCAGCGGGTTGGATTCTGAGGTCATGCGGCAGTTTAAAAGCGATAGCTCAGCGCTAGATAAATTCCGATCCGACGAGGGGATGATAATTATTATCGGAGATCCGACAAATGAGCATAATACCCGGCTTTCCGGGATTATTGAGAGGATAGAAAAAATCAAAACCGCTCAGCGCCTTTATGTTCATGTACCCCTTTTCTACTATCCTCTGGGACTGGCGATGGTGCTGATTTGGATAGCCCTCTCTTCGATGAGTAAACGGCGTAGCGTCCCCGCCGCCGCGATTTTAATGGCGCTTAGTATAGGGAATGTTTCGGGGCATGCGGGGATATTGGACTTTCAAATACTCAATAGCGGATATAGAGCATACGAAAAAGGCGATTACCTCCAAAGCGCACACTATTTCAAATCATACCAAAATGCTCACGACTCTCCTGAAATACGTTATAACATTGCCAATGCCCTTTATAAGGCCGGAGCGTATCGGGAAGCACTGTATTGGTATCGGCAGGTTCATACGAGCAACCCGCTTTTAGCGCAAAAAGCAGCCTATAACCTCTCTCTTTGCGAAGCCAAGATCCATATCGGGAGCAAAAGCGGTGAAAACCAAAAAAGGGATCGGGATGAGCCGATTTCACACGAAATTCAGCCACTACCGAAAAAGAGTCCTAACGAGATAAAGACGCGTCTTTATCCTATGTGAAAATTTCATAGAGTTTATTGGCACCTTTCATTTCACGGCGCAATTCGGCATAATCTTCATTTTTGAGAGCGGTTTTTAGCGTTTGCAGCTCCACTTCGAAGAGCTCGACCGCTTCGAGGACATTTTCACGGTTTTGGCGAAAGATATCCTCCCACATCGCCGGAGAACTTTTTGCCAATCGGCTCATCGATCTAAATCCCCCTGCGGCAAGGGTAAGGATGTTTTCTTTCTCTTCCTGTGCCAATACGGTATTGGCGAGTGCATAGGAGATGACGTGGGGCATATGGCTGATAAAGGCGGCATGGCGGTCATGCTGCGCGGCACCCATCGTGCGGATCTGCATCCCGATCGCCTGAAAAATACGAAGTGCCGTATCGCGCTGAGTAGCTCCGCTGTGCTCCAGATCACACAATACGACCACTTTTTCAGCGTACAGGCCTTCCAATGCGGCGCTCGGACCGAATTGCTCGGTTCCCGTCATCGGATGGGCGGCGACGACGTTTGAACGGATAACAGGGGGAATGGCATCGACAATGAGGGCTTTGGTACTTCCCAAATCGATCAATGTTTTATCGCTTCCGGCCAAATCGGTCGATTTTTGCAAGAATTCGATAACACCGTTGACGGGGATGGCCAGGAAAATGACATCACACTCTTGTTTCAGCTCTTCAAAACTCATAAACGATTCGACCAGTTTCCGTTGCAGCGCTATTTTCTGATGCTCTTCATTATGATCGCACCCGACGATAGAAGAGATAAAAGAGAGGTGTTTCAACGCCAGTGCCATTGAACCTCCCATTAATCCTAGCCCTACAATACCGATCTTCATGATTCCCCTTTGTGCAATATAGTGCTATTTTAGCCCTTTTAAGTTTAATTTACGCTCCAATTAATCGTTAGAGTGATAGAATGGGAGACTATTTTAACGCAATGGAAATTTTGGCTTGAAAACAATTACCCTCTCTTTGATAGTCGCAAGTGCATTAGTGCACGCATCTGCGCAAAACGTCCAATCGATCCACTATGACGGAATGGTTCATATTTCCGAAGCTGTCGCAAAGCGGCTTAATGAGGTTAAAGTCGGTGAGCCTTTAAATGCTGCCGCCGTTGATAAAACGGTTAAAAACTTTTTCGAGCAAGGCTATTTTGAAGATGTTTGGGCAGAGGAAGAAGAGGGGAAAGTCACTTTTCATTTCAAAGAGAAACCGACTATCTCTAAAATCGAGCTGAAAGGGTATAAAGAGAACGATGAAGAGGCAAAAAAAGCTTTGCTTCAAATCGATAAAGGTTCTCTGTATGATCCTAAAAGAGTCGAAGAAGCCAAAAAGCGGATTGTCGATGCGTTGAGCCAGGACGGTAAAATTGATTCGGTGGTCGAAATCGAGACCGAAAAGCTTGAAAACGGCAGTATGCGTGTTACCTTTATTGCCAATGAAGGGCAGGAAATTATCATTAAAAAGCTCACTTACGCGGGAGTTTTAACACAGGATTCCGAAGAGTTCGACAGCATGATCGCCAATAAAGAAGAGCAGTTTATGGGGTGGATGTGGGGACGTAACGACGGTAAGATGAAAGTGGCCGAGTTGCAGTACGACCCGCTCCGAATCCGCGATTTTTATATGCAGCGCGGTTTTCTCGATGCCAAAATCGACGAGCCGTTTGTAGCGGTCGATTTTGATCACTATACGGCCCAGATGAGCTATAACATCTTTGAAGGGGATGTTTACCGCGTATCCGATATTTTGCTGTTTCAAGATACCAAAGTGATTGACGATCAGGCGCTTCTGGACGTCATCACCTTGGAAAAAAACAAACCGTTCAATATCAAAACGTTCCGTGAGGATGCGGAGCGGATCAAGACAAAAATTGCCGATTTGGGATACGCTTACGTTCAGGTACAGCCCGATTTGAAAAAAGATAAAGAAGGGAAAAGCGTTGATGTCGTATACCGCATTATCCCGGGCAAAAAAGTACATATCCGTAAAGTGATCATTTCAGGGAATAACCGAACGCTGGACCGTGTAGTCCGGCGTGAGCTTTTCTTGGCACCGGGCGATCTTTATAGCTTGACAAACCTCAAAGACTCCCGTAATGCGATCGGGCGTACCGGATATTTTGAGAGTAATACGATTGAAGAGAAACGGATTGATGATGAGACGATGGATCTTATCGTCCAAACCAAAGAGGCACCGACAGGGAATATTCAGCTCGGTGGAGGATACGGGAGCTTCGGCGGTATCTTGGTCAGTGTGGCGGTGAGCGATCGCAATATTTTTGGTTCCGGGATCAATGTCGGGCTCAATCTTGAGAAATCTCAGCGTACCAGCAACTACTCTTTCAATATTTCCAACCCGCGTCTCAACGACAGTGATTTCAGCGGCAATTTTTCCGTCTATAACAGTTCGACCGAATACGATAGCTATAGCACCGATTCCAAAGGGATAAGTGTCGGAACGGGACACCGCTTTAACCGTTTTGTAAACGGCTATGTGGGGTACAACTATTCACAAAACAGCTACAGCGATATTGATCTTAATACGACAACGCTTGATCCACGCTATTACGAAAGCTACTCTAAAAGCTCTGTCGTCGTTTCGGCGACGTTTGACAATACCGATGACTATTACGTTCCGCGTGAGGGGATGACACTTTCGGAGAGTATCGAAATGGCCGGGGTCGGCGGGGATGCGGAGTTTTGGAAAAGCCGTACCACTTTCGGCGTCTATCAAGGGCTTCAGAAATGGACCGATTTTGACCTGATCCTTCGCTATAAAGCCCGCTTTAACTATGCCAGTGAAGGGGGCGGTTATCTCCCGCTGGGTGAGAAATTCTATATGGGGGGGATCGGTTCGGTTCGCGGATATCAAGCATACTCCATTTCACCGACAAAAGGGGTTGACAGAAACGGAGATCCGTATAAAATCGGCGGAACTCAAACGTTTTCCAATAACCTTGAGTTCAGTGTCCCTCTGGTTCCGGAAGCAAAAATGCGGGCAACGGCATTCATCGATTACGGTATGATCGGTGAGAGCAGTATAAGCGAGATCAAACGCGGAGGTTACGGGGTTTCTTTAGAATGGTTCAGCCCTGTCGGACCGCTTCAGCTTGTATTCGCCAATCCGATCGGCGATAAAGAGCACGATGATATCGCCCACTTCGAATTTACAATCGGGCAGAGATTTTAGATTATAACATCATCGGAGCCATACCCTATAAAGGGCACGTGAGCTCCGATTGTACGCTAACGCTAAGTTTTACCCTCTTCGTGGCACTAAGACTTCGGCAGTAGGCCCAAAATCACTTGTGATTTTAAAGCAATTACTTCATAACCTTCTAACTTAAGCAAATACCACCGACAGATTTTTAGGCAGAACGATATTTTTGAGCTGCTCGCGTGCCAGGTAGGTAGATTTTCCGCCGATAATTAATTGATTGCCCTCTAGGCTGAGTTCAATCTCAGAAGCATCGACCCGTGCCGCCAACAGGATATGCGAGAGCCACAATAGGGAACTTAGGGTATCGAGCGTAGCGTTGTCGGGCAAAAGTTTCCCATAACCGTCTTTGGGAATCAAGGATGAGGAACTGGCCCCTTTTTTAAATAGCAGAAGATGGGAGATCAAAGCCAACTGCGGATGGCTGAGACCGTAATCGAGTGCGCTCATGGCTAGATAGTGGCTATGGCGCTGATAGGCGTAGTAACGAATCCCGATTCCGATAGAGAGGAGTTTTGCGGCAATGGCAAGCTCATACCGATAGGACGGATCGATTTCCAGAGGAATATGCAGCAGTGCAAAAAGCCGTTTGCTTAAATGGGCACATTGCTGGGCGTGGGTACTGTGCTGGGCGTAGGTATCGAGAAGATATCGGACACTCGGGTTATAGTTAGCCGGAAATGTGTCCCCGGAATTACGGAGCATATCACTCAAAAATACCCCTTCTCGAACACCGACCCCGCTACAGATCAATGTTTTGGCCTGAATATGGCGTATGATACGATCCAAGATAAGGGTTCCGGGTTTTATGGTGTCGAAACGATCGGGTTTGATAAACAGCGATTTGAGTTTTTTGGGTGCGGCCTCCATTATTTGGCCTGCAAAACGCAAAAATGCAGTACTGTCGGTCGTATAGGCATGAAGTTTATTGAGAGGATATGACTCTTTCTTCATTAACGCACGGGAGAGGGCACGAAAGGTCCCTCCGACTCCGATGAGGGCTTCGGTTGAGAGGCTGCTAGGGAGCTGTTTTAGCGCTTCGTCAATATAGGCGATTGCACCGGGAATATTATCGGTATCGAAGAAGAGCTCTTTTATCCGTACCGTTCCGATATTAAGAGAGTAGAGCTGTTCTACTTTACCGTTACGCAGCAGTGCGAATTCGCTTGATCCGCCGCCGACGTCGACACTGAGCGCTTCGAGGGTCGGAGGGAGAAGATTGGCACAGGCTACACCGCCGAAATAGGCTTCTTTTTCACCGCTGATTACTTTGATCGACAATGAATATTCCCGACGTATCCGAGAGAGAAAAATATTGGCGTTAGGGGCATCGCGAACGGCCGAAGTAGCGACACAGAGAATCTTTCTCGCATCGAAAGATTTGGCAATGGATAAAAATTCGCCCAGTGCTAGAGCCGTACGGTCCATCGCATCAGATTGAAGATATCCGCCGTTTTTATAGGCGTTTTCACTGATGCGGACGGAACTCTTAACTTCGTGAAGGATATGAAAGGCGAAACGGCTTGTTTTTTGAAATACCGCCAGGCGCATGGAATTGCTTCCAATATCGATGACGGCGGTACATTTTGCCATTTACTCCTCTTCTTCCATCAGTTGTTTGTGTTTATAAAGAAGCTCTTGCATCGTTTCGACGTTGTCTTTATCCGGAATAATACAATCGACCGGACAGACGGCAATACAAGCAGGCTCATCGTAGGTTCCTACACATTCGGTGCAGCGGTCTGGATCGATGATATAAATCGGGTCGCCCTCTTCAATTGCATCCATCGGGCACTCTTCACGGCATGCGTCGCATGCGATACATTCATCGACTATTAGTAGTGGCATAGATTAAACCTCGGTGTTTATATATTGGTGGTTGCGCGATTTATAGCGAAACGAACCTTTGAGCATTTTTAAACGGTTTGCTTTTATCGTTGCGGAATGACGCAACACAGTTTCGAGGGGAGGATAAGGCGGGCACATGTGCCGTCGATTCCGTCCTCTCTATTTGTTAAAGTAATAGTAGCTCCTATCGCTTCTGCGGCACTTTTGGCTAAAAAGAGCCCCAACCCTACACCCGACTTGTTTCCTTGGCGTTTAAACGGTGCAAATAGATCGACACTCTCATCGATACCGCATCCCTCATCAATCACTTCGATAACGATCCCTACCCCGTTCATATGGCTTTGAAAAAGGATAGTTTTTCCCTCCGGAGTAAATTTGAGAGCATTCTGCAAGAAATTCTGCAAAATTTGATTGAGAAGGGTTACTTGCAATACGGCACTGAAAGCATCGGGCTCAAATCGGGTGAGGAGCGTTTTGTTTTCGCTGTTTGCCAAGAGCTTGAAATCACCTTCCCATTTTTTTAGGATTTGGATAATATCGGTTTGCACCGGGATTTCAAGTTGTGCCCCCTCTTGACGCCCGATATTGAGGATGTCGGCGACGATTTTATTCATCTCATCGACACTTTGATTCGTAATCTTGATGGCTTCGATGTACTCTTCGGGAGTCCGCTTTTTAATCAGCGTGACCTGATTTTTAAGTTTGATGACGGCGAGAGGGGTCTTAAGCTCATGTGCCGCACCGATGAAGAGCTCTTTTTGGTATTTGACGAAGTTTTGAATACGGGCAATGAGACGGTTGAGAGTCTCACCCAGAGGTTCAAATTCATCAGGGAGCTGTTCGACTTTGATAGGGCGGATCAAATGCTCGTTCATGTTGGCTAGCCGGCGGCTCAGTGCACTGATCGGAGCGATCAGCATTTTTGAAAACGCGATGGCATAGAGGATAATGACGACAAAACCGACGGCATTGATAAGATAAATCGAGTTCATGATTTTTCGGAGCAGCCGCTTGGTCGGGGTGATGTCACGGCTCACTTTCAGATACGACGAGTGTTCAAAGTCAAACGGGTAGATGAGCGTCAGCGTCGTGCTTTTGTCTTTATGGGTTGTTTCGTAAAAATCGAGGTGTTCATCGTTTTGGCTCAGGGTTATGAGCTCTACCGTAAGTCCCATCATAGTATCGGCATTATTCTGCTGGGTGGATAAAAGGGATTTATACGAGGAGATATTTTCGGCGTAACCGATCAGCTCAGCCTGTTTTTCGTCGTAAATCGATTGTTTGATAAAAAGATACAAAAAGGAGGAAAAAAGGATAACCAATGCCGCCGAAGCGACAATGAGTTGAAAGAGAAAGCGTCGTCTTATGCTTCTTTTGGAAAACAAAAGCGGTATCCTCGGCGGCGTACAGTTTCGATCGTAGTAATTCCGAGCGGTTTATCCATTTTTTGGCGGATTTGGTTGATTGCAACCTCGATAACGTTCGGAGTAACGAGTTCAGGCTCTTCCCAGATCGCATCAAGCAATTGCTCTTTAGAGACGATTTGGTCACGGTGACGGGCAAGGTGAGTCAATACTTCGAAAGGTTTCCCTTTAAGTTCGATCTCTTTTTCTTTATAGATGATTTTTTCCTCTTCAGGATTGATCGTCAAATCATCGATTTCGATGATATTGCTTCCACCGAAACGTAAGCGTGCTTCGATACGGGCGACAAGGACGTCAAAATCAAACGGTTTGCGGATATAATCATCGGCACCCGATTTAAGTGCTTCGATTTCGCTTTCGTTGTCATCACGTGCCGAGAGAACAACTACTACGGTTTTAGGCGTGTTGCTTTTAATGTCTGGGATGATATCGACGCTGTTACCGTCAGGCAACATCCAATCCATCAAGATTAGGTCATAATTACGGATATCGAGATAATATTCGCCGTCTTTTAACGTTTCAACGACGTCGCTTTGGTAACCAAATTCTTTGAGCCCTTCTGCAAGGGTTTTGTTGAGGGTTACTTCATCTTCAATGATCAGAATACGCATTCAGATTCCTCATTTACGGAAATTTTGCCGAAATGATACCACAGTTTTAGAATTTTTTAAACTTTTTTTCAATTTTTTTTAAAAAATGAAATTTTTTTGAACACCGACGGTGCAATTTGGAAGAATATTCGGTTTTCGGAAGGTAAGTGAAAGGGCATCGATTAACGGAAAAGAGAGCTTTAATTTTGCTGCGAGAACCTCAAGAGCAGTTTCAATCAGCTCAAATTGCTCCGTTTGTACGGTTGTTTCAATCATGCAGGCTATGTCGGCGTAATTGATGAAATTGTCGCCGGTGTAGGTATAGTCGATAGTGCAGTCGATTTGCACCTGTTGTGGGTCGGTACGCTCAAAATCGAGAATCCCGATGATCGCATCGAAGGTAAGATTCTCGATTAATATTTTCATGCGACCCGTTTCTCTTCCCCTTTGACAAGGCGGACAAAGTTGGGGATATGTTTATAAAAAAGGATAAAAGCGATAAAAAGTACCGGAGCGTGAAACATCGCAGGATAAAGGATAAATGAGGAGACGACAAGAGCGGCAAGCCCGAGCATCGAAGAAAGTGATGAGATACGGATTGTTTTGGCGGCAACCGCCCATACGACCAGAGCGATTACCGTCGGGACCGGAAGCATGACTGCCATAACGCCCATCCCCGTCGCAACCCCTTTGCCCCCTTCAAACCACATATACGGGCTAAAGCAGTGTCCGACAACCGCCAAGACGGCAACAAGCCATTGGGCGCTGTCGCTGAGTTCGAAGTATTTGGCGGCCAGGACGACAATAATCCCTTTAAGTGCATCGAGTGCGAGGGTTGCCGCACCCAGTTTTTTCGCGAGAGAGGGGTTGGTCTCTTTGACAACGCGCAAAACATTCGTAGCTCCGATGCTTTGTGATCCGGCTTCGGTAATATTGACTCCGGCGAACACTTTTGCCAAAATGAGTCCGAACGGGATCCCGCCCAAAAGATAGGCGGCGAGGTAAAATTGAACATTGAGATTAAATAAAAAATCCATTTGAGTCCTTGTTGTGGATAAACGAAGCGCTATTATAAATCACCGATGGTTACAACTGCCTAAAAAAGTGCTGAAGGAAATTTGCGCTTCAAGAAGCGGGTGGGCTGAGTAGGTTATAATAACCCTCTTATCAGCATAACAAGGATTATGGGTTTGAATACCGAAGAATTGAAACAAAAAATCATCGATTTAAAAAATCGCCTCAGTGTAACGGTCGTAGCACACTTCTATCAACGCGACGAAGTGTTCGAGATGGGGGATATTACCGGCGATTCGCTTGAGCTTGCCAAGCGCACTATGGCGGATGATAAAGAGTTCGTCGTATTTTGCGGTGTGGGATTTATGGGACAAAGCGTCAAAATCCTCAGCCCTGAAAAACGGGTCGTGATGCCGAAAGTCGCCTGCTGTGCGATGGCAAAAATGATCGACGGACTCTATTACGACCAGTCGATCGCTAAGCTAGAAGAAGCAGGAATCAAAGCGGACGATATTTTACCGATCACCTATATCAATTCCGATGCAGCCGTCAAAGCCCGTGTCGGGAAAATGGGGGGGATGGTCTGCACCAGTTCCAATGCGAAGATAATTATCACTAAGGCGCTGGGTGAGGGGAAAAAGATTTTATTCGTCCCCGATCGCTGTCTGGGGCAGAATATCGCTCGTCAGATGGGGCTGAAATCGTGTGTCATCGGAGACGGAACCGACCCCAAAGAAGCCGATATCATCTGCTACGACGGGTTCTGCTCCGTTCATCAGCTCTTCAGTGTAGAGGACATCGAGTTCTATCGCAATAAATATCCGGGGATTTTGATCGCCGTCCACCCCGAGTGTGATCCCGCTATCTGCGAGCGTGCCGATTTTGTCGGCTCTACCTCTCAGCTGATCAAATACATCACGGAACTTCCGGCGAATCAAAAAGTGGCAGTCGGGACAGAGTTTAATATGGTCAATCGCCTCCGTCCGAGTAATACCTATATCCTCTCATCGACGAAACCGGAGTGTCCGACGATGAACGAGACGACGTTGGAAGATTTGTATGCGGTTCTTAAATCGATCGAGGAAGGTGCGCCGATCAATGAGATCGAGGTGGACGAAGATACGGCACACTGGGCAAAAATCGCGTTAGAGAGGATGATGGCGTTATGATCGAACAATTTATCCGTGAAGTCTTGGCCGAAGATGTAGGGCGTGGGGATCTATACGCACGGGTATCCGATGCGGTGAGCGCCAGTGCGAAGATTATCGCCAAAAGTGACGGAGTGATTGCGGGAGAAGCATATCTGAAGGTATTGGCGGAGATCGAGAAATTTAACATCATATGGCACAAGCATGATGGCGATCGATTTGTAAAAGGGGAGGTATTGATGGAGTTGAGCGGCGATTCCCATACCCTTCTTCGGATCGAGCGGACTCTTCTAAACATGCTTCTTCATGCCAGTTCCATTGCGACACTGACCCGCAAATACGTCGATTTGATCGCACCGTACGGGACGAAACTCCTCGACACCCGTAAAACCCGTCCGCTCTTGCGCAATTTTGAAAAATACGCCACCCGTATCGGGGGGGCGACAAACCACAGAATGGGGCTGGACGATGCGCTGATGCTCAAAGACACCCACCTCAAAACGATCACGAATTTGGAAAGTTTTATGGAAGAGGCGCGTAAAAAAATCCCCTTTACCTCCAAAATCGAGATCGAGGCCGAAGATTTCGAGATGGCGGCCCATGCGATGCGTTGCGGCGCCGATATCGTCATGTGCGACAACATGACCGTCGAACAGCTTACTGAAGTCGTTAAATACAAATGGGAACACCACAGCGGCGTATTACTCGAAGCGAGCGGAAATATCACCTTAGAGACGATCGAAGCGTATGCTGCGAGCGGAGTCGATGCGATCAGTACGGGTGCTCTTATCCATCAAGCGAATTGGATTGATATGTCCATGAAAATGGATTAATCCGTGGCAGACGATCAAGAAAAGACCGAAGAACCCACCGCCAAGAAGCTCGAAGATGCCCGAGCCGAAGGGAACGTCCCCAAAAGTCAGGATGTTGTAGGGGTCGTTGTCCTTTTTGTCTCCATTTTGGCGGTTTTAATGATGTTTACGTTTATCGCCGATCGGATGCTTCATCTTTCCCAGTATTATTTTTCTTTGATGCGTCAGCCTCTGGACCGTGAATTGATGGTTGATTTGGCGGTAGTAACGATGAAAGAGTTCCTCATCATGGCACTTCCTGTTTCAATCATCGTAGCCGTTGCGGGAGTGTTCGGAACGGTAGCCCAGATCGGATTTAATTTTACGACAAAACCTCTGACACCCAACTTTTCCAAACTCGATCCGATCAAAGGATTCGCCAACCTTTTTACCCTCCAAAAAGGGCTTGAGTCGATCAAAATAACATTGAAGTCTTTTACGGCACTCGGGATCGGATTTCTCTATTTTTGGTATTTCGTTGAAGAACTTCCCACCGTTGCGCTGTTTACGCTACAAGATCAGATGGGATGGCTTAGGGACAAAGCGATCGTTCTGGCTTCGGTCATGCTTCTCATTATTTTTGTTTATGCCGTTATCGATCTTTTTTTGGTACGGAAACACTATTTTGACAAATTGAAAATGTCGCTTCAAGAGATCAAAGACGAGATGAAAAATATGGAAGGGGATCCGCATATCAAGGCGAAGATCCGTCAGATCCAGATGCAGGCGGCGAGAAAACGGATGATGACTTCGGTACCGACCGCCGATGTCGTTATTACCAACCCGACCCATTACGCGGTGGCGATCGTGTATGATGAAAACAAGCATAATGCTCCGGTAGTAGTAGCCAAAGGGGTGGACAATATGGCGATTCAAATCAAAAAGGTAGCGAGAGAAAACGGTGTCCACATCGTTCAGAATCCGCCGTTGGCACGATCTCTTTACAAAGAGGTAGATATCGATCATCCGATACCCGATATGTTGTTTGCCGCCGTTGCCGAGGTCCTTGCATATGTCTATAAAATGGGCAAAAAACGGAAAGGAAATAGCTGATGGAACGCTGGGTAGGGCTTCTTTCCAATAAAAAAGTCATTGCTTCCGTCTTTTTAGTCATTATGGCGATATTGGGAATCGTATTGTGGCAGCTGGAGAAAAAGGTAACTTCGCAGACACTGGAACGTTTGAGTGACCAACTCTCCTTGGCCATTAACAATCAGCTTGAAAAAGAGCGCTCCAGCGCATTGCGTTATGCATTGATCCTTTCTCAAAATACAGCCCTGAGCGATGCATTGGAACGAGACGATGAGGATAAAGGATTTAAAATCCTCTCGGAGGGGATGGAATCGATCAAAGTGCATACCGACTCACTGATCCGCTCTCAGGTTATTACCTCCGACTACGTGATTTTCGCCCGCAGCTGGGATAATTCGTATGCCGGGATGCCGCTGGAGTTTCACCGTCCCGATCTGCTCTATTTTCAAAACCATAAAAACCCCCGCTCCGCTATCGAAGTGGGACGAAAGCTGGGGGTTAAAGCGACGGTTCCGGTCTATCGAGATGACAAAATGCTCGGATTTGTGGAGGTTGTATCGTTTTTCGAATCGACGCAGGAGTATTTTGACCGTCTCGGGATCGATATGTATGTCCTGATGGATGTGAGATTTTACGATACGGCGGTGTTTATGCAGGAAAACCCTACCATCGCAAAAGAGTATATTCTTGCCAATCCGAAGTACACCCAGAGCGATTTGAAACTTTTAAACGGGATCGACTTTAAAACGCTGAAACATACGCACGTTGTTTTCAGCGGAGGGCGATATCTATTTTTCGAACCGATGAAAAACGGGGAAGGGGAGACGATCGGTGCGTTCGTTTTTTCCCTCTCCCCGAAGCAGATCAATGCCTATGCCCACTCCGATGAAGAGGATATTTCGTTTCTTATCCACCTTTCGCGCAACGAACTTTATGATGTGATGATAAAAAAATCGCTGGATGACGGACTGTTTCAAAGCGTATACGATAAAGAGCTGCTCTACCTCAAAGATACGGTTGCCCCTGAAGATCGGGAACTGTTTGTGCAAGAGGCCCATGAACGCCTCGATGCGTATTCAAAAGAGGAATTGATCGGAATCATGCTAAATTACAAGGTAACCAAAGAGATTAAAGGGGAGATACGATGA contains:
- a CDS encoding cache domain-containing protein, whose translation is MERWVGLLSNKKVIASVFLVIMAILGIVLWQLEKKVTSQTLERLSDQLSLAINNQLEKERSSALRYALILSQNTALSDALERDDEDKGFKILSEGMESIKVHTDSLIRSQVITSDYVIFARSWDNSYAGMPLEFHRPDLLYFQNHKNPRSAIEVGRKLGVKATVPVYRDDKMLGFVEVVSFFESTQEYFDRLGIDMYVLMDVRFYDTAVFMQENPTIAKEYILANPKYTQSDLKLLNGIDFKTLKHTHVVFSGGRYLFFEPMKNGEGETIGAFVFSLSPKQINAYAHSDEEDISFLIHLSRNELYDVMIKKSLDDGLFQSVYDKELLYLKDTVAPEDRELFVQEAHERLDAYSKEELIGIMLNYKVTKEIKGEIR